One segment of Scomber scombrus chromosome 3, fScoSco1.1, whole genome shotgun sequence DNA contains the following:
- the ssu72 gene encoding RNA polymerase II subunit A C-terminal domain phosphatase SSU72 codes for MPSHPLRVAVVCSSNQNRSMEAHNILSKRGFDVRSFGTGSHVKLPGPAPDKPNVYDFKTSYEQMYNDLVRKDKELYTQNGILHMLDRNKRIKLKPERFQNCKDKFDLVITCEERVYDQVLEDLSSREQETLQPVHVINVDIQDNHEEATLGAFLICELCQCIQHTDDMENEIDELLQEFEDKSNRPFLHTVCFY; via the exons ATGCCGAGCCACCCGCTGCGTGTAGCGGTTGTGTGCTCGAGCAACCAGAATCGCAGTATGGAAGCGCACAATATCCTCAG CAAACGTGGATTTGATGTGCGTTCATTCGGGACAGGGTCTCATGTGAAGCTACCCGGTCCTGCCCCGGATAAGCCAAATGTGTATGACTTCAAAACGTCATATGAACAGATGTACAACGACTTGGTCCGCAAGGACAAGGAACT ATACACACAGAACGGCATTCTGCACATGCTGGACCGCAACAAGCGCATCAAATTGAAGCCGGAGCGCTTTCAAAACTGCAAGGATAAGTTTGACCTGGTCATCACCTGCGAAGAGAGAGTCTATGACCAAGTGCTGGAGG ATTTGAGCTCAAGAGAACAGGAGACTTTACAGCCCGTGCACGTCATCAATGTAGACATTCAGGATAACCATGAGGAAGCCACGCTGGGCGCCTTCCTTATCTGCGAGCTGTGTCAATGT ATCCAGCACACTGACGACATGGAGAATGAAATCGACGAGCTCCTGCAAGAGTTTGAGGACAAGAGCAACAGGCCTTTTCTTCACACTGTCTGTTTCTACTGA
- the atad3 gene encoding ATPase family AAA domain containing 3 produces the protein MSWLFGLNRGQPEAPPGLPVQPPPPPPPAGGSGGGGDKPKDKWSNFDPTGLERAAQAAKDLDKSRHAKEALDLARMQEQTTQMEHQTKIKEYEAAVEQIKGDQMRVQGEERRKTLNEETKQHQARAQYQDKLARQRYEDQLRQQQALNEENLRKQEESVNKQEAMRKATIEHEMELRHKNELLRIEAETKARARVERENADIIREQIRLKAAEHRQTVLESIKTAGAVFGEGFRAFVSDWDKVTATVAGLTLLAVGVYTARNATGVAGRYIEARLGKPSLVRETSRFTVAEGIKHPVKTFKRLKSKPQDALEGVVLSPKLEERVRDIAIATRNTRQNHGLYRNILMYGPPGTGKTLFAKKLAMHSGMDYAIMTGGDVAPMGRDGVTAMHKVFDWANTNRRGLLLFVDEADAFLRKRSTEKISEDLRATLNAFLYRTGEQSNKFMLVLASNQPEQFDWAINDRIDEIVNFALPGPEERERLVRLYFDRYVLEPATGGRQRMKLAQFDYGKKCSDIAKRTGGMSGREISKLGVAWQAAAYSSEDGVLTEAMIDARVDDAVKQHVQKMDWLHGDEEAQAKTLTPPPVGATGNEGKMGFTLPLCEAPQAQEVIAPVLEINTKQEGDSIPQEMTPPLSDIDQSAEGKSSIPAGWDCEDAVKAEAATTEQSLSQPAAPSDSEVKVEKEDKTGPPPKDGTPV, from the exons ATGTCGTGGCTGTTCGGCCTGAACAGGGGGCAGCCCGAAGCGCCACCCGGCCTCCCGGTGCAGCCACCGCCGCCTCCTCCGCCGGCCGGGGGCTCCGGCGGCGGCGGAGATAAACCCAAGGACAAATGGAGCAACTTTGATCCCACCGGGCTGGAGCGGGCTGCTCAGGCGGCCAAGGACCTCGACAAGTCCC GACATGCTAAAGAAGCTCTGGACTTGGCTCGCATGCAGGAGCAGACCACACAGATGGAGCACCAGACTAAAATTAAG GAGTACGAAGCAGCAGTGGAGCAGATCAAAGGCGACCAGATGCGGGTCCagggtgaggagaggagaaaaactCTGAATGAAGAGACAAAGCAGCATCAAGCG AGAGCTCAGTATCAAGACAAGCTGGCCAGACAGCGATATGAGGACCAACTCAGGCAACAG CAAGCACTGAATGAGGAGAACCTTCGCAAACAGGAGGAGTCCGTAAATAAACAGGAGGCCATGAGGAAAG CTACGATAGAGCACGAGATGGAGCTGAGGCACAAGAATGAGCTTCTGCGTATTGAGGCAGAGACTAAAGCTCGAGCCCGCGTGGAGAGAGAGAACGCTGATATAATCCGTGAGCAAATCCGTCTGAAGGCTGcagaacacagacagacagtcctGGAGTCCATAAA GACTGCAGGTGCTGTGTTTGGAGAAGGATTCAGGGCTTTTGTGTCAGACTGGGATAAAGTCACAGCCACG GTGGCAGGACTTACTCTTTTAGCAGTGGGAGTGTATACAGCCCGCAACGCAACCGGAGTGGCGGGACGTTACATTGAGGCGAGGCTGGGGAAGCCGTCACTGGTGCGAGAGACGTCACGGTTCACTGTGGCAGAGGGAATCAAGCATCCTGTCAAG ACATTCAAACGTCTGAAGAGCAAACCTCAGGATGCCCTTGAAGGAGTTGTGCTCAGT CCTAAACTGGAGGAGCGAGTGCGAGATATTGCCATAGCAACAAGAAACACAAGGCAGAACCACGGACTCTACAGGAACATCCTCATGTACGGGCCCCCAGGAACTGGGAAAACTCTTTTTGCTAAG AAGCTggcaatgcattctgggatgGACTATGCAATCATGACCGGTGGTGATGTAGCACCCATGGGCCGGGATGGCGTGACTGCCATGCACAAAGTTTTTGACTGGGCTAACACAAATCGACGAGG ACTGCTGCTCTTTGTGGATGAAGCTGATGCATTCCTTCGCAAGAGATCCACT GAGAAGATTAGTGAAGACCTGAGAGCCACTTTGAATGCTTTCTTGTATCGCACTGGAGAACAGAGCAACAA GTTCATGCTGGTGCTGGCCAGTAACCAACCAGAGCAGTTTGACTGGGCCATAAATGACCGTATAGATGAAATAGTGAATTTTGCTCTGCCGGGCCCTGAAGAAAGGGAGAGGCTGGTGCGGTTGTACTTTGACAGATACGTGCTTGAGCCCGCCACTGGAGGGAGGCA GAGGATGAAGCTGGCACAGTTTGACTATGGTAAAAAGTGCTCTGATATAGCAAAGAGGACAGGCGGCATGTCCGGAAGAGAGATCTCTAAGCTGGGTGTGGCCTGGCAG GCAGCAGCATATTCCTCTGAAGATGGCGTCCTGACGGAGGCTATGATTGATGCCCGGGTCGATGACGCTGTCAAGCAGCACGTTCAGAAGATGGATTGGCTGCACGGAGATGAGGAGGCTCAGGCCAAGACCCTTACACCACCACCAGTTGGAGcgacaggaaatgaaggaaaaatggGCTTCACTCTGCCCCTCTGCGAGGCACCTCAGGCTCAGGAGGTGATCGCTCCAGTCCTTGAGATTAATACGAAGCAAGAAGGTGACAGTATACCTCAAGAGATGACACCACCTCTCTCAGACATCGACCAATCAGCCGAGGGCAAAAGCAGCATCCCAGCTGGATGGGACTGTGAAGATGCTGTCAAAGCAGAAGCTGCGACAACAGAGCAGAGTTTATCCCAGCCTGCTGCCCCCTCTGACAGTGAGGTCAAGGTGGAAAAGGAAGACAAGACTGGACCTCCTCCAAAGGATGGAACTCCAGTTTGA
- the sdhb gene encoding succinate dehydrogenase [ubiquinone] iron-sulfur subunit, mitochondrial, translating into MSVAAFSSLSRCSVLAFRSPAGLVAVRYAQTAAAPASQPRVKKFQVYRWDPDTPGDKPRMQTYDIDLNTCGPMVLDALIKIKNEMDSTLTFRRSCREGICGSCAMNINGGNTLACLNKIDTNISKPTKIYPLPHMYVVKDLVPDMSNFYAQYKSIEPYLKKKDDSKEGKEQYLQSVEDRQKLDGLYECILCACCSTSCPSYWWNGDKYLGPAVLMQAYRWMIDSRDEFTEERLSKLQDPFSLYRCHTIMNCTKTCPKGLNPGKAIAEIKKMMATYKEKKAAAV; encoded by the exons ATGTCGGTTGCTGCTTTCTCGTCCTTGAGCCGTTGTAGTGTTTTGGCTTTCCGGTCGCCCGCTGGACTGGTG GCGGTCCGGTATGCCCAGACAGCGGCAGCTCCAGCATCACAGCCCAGGGTAAAGAAGTTTCAGGTGTACAGATGGGATCCAGACACTCCAGGAGACAAACCCCGCATGCAGACCTATGACATCGACCTCAACAC TTGCGGGCCAATGGTTCTTGATGCCCTGATCAAGATCAAAAATGAGATGGACTCCACTCTGACTTTCCGCCGCTCCTGCAGAGAAG gtatttgtGGATCCTGTGCAATGAACATCAATGGGGGAAACACACTGGCCTGTCTCAACAAGATTGACACCAACATTAGCAAACCAACCAAGATTTACCCCCTCCCACACATGTATGTGGTCAAAGATCTGGTGCCT GACATGAGTAACTTCTACGCTCAGTACAAGTCGATTGAACCATACCTGAAGAAGAAGGATGACtcaaaggaagggaaggagcaGTACCTGCAGTCtgtggaggacagacagaaactG GACGGGCTGTACGAGTGTATCCTGTGCGCCTGCTGCAGTACGAGTTGCCCCAGCTACTGGTGGAACGGAGACAAATACCTGGGGCCTGCTGTACTCatgcag GCATATCGTTGGATGATTGACTCTCGAGATGAGTTCACAGAGGAGCGTCTGTCCAAGCTGCAGGATCCTTTCTCTCTGTACCGGTGCCACACTATCATGAACTGCACCAAAACCTGCCCCAAG GGCCTGAACCCGGGAAAAGCGATAGCCGAGATCAAGAAGATGATGGCCACATACAAGGAGAAGAAGGCAGCTGCTGTTTAA
- the mrpl20 gene encoding 39S ribosomal protein L20, mitochondrial: MVFLTLSCWIRNRGPDRYWKVQELLKHARHFRGRKNRCYKLAVRAVRRAFVYATNARRLKKRNMRTLWITRIAAASREHGMKYPALMHNLTKTSVQLNRRVVSDLAVTEPRSFLSLAKLARARQQEGFCAALGDGKEPPGVFSRVVLLQ, translated from the exons ATGGTGTTCCTGACGCTGTCTTGTTGGATCAGAAATCGTGGACCCGACAGATATTGGAAAGTCCAAGAACTTCTAAAGCATGCACGG CACTTCAGAGGCAGGAAGAACCGCTGCTACAAGCTGGCTGTGCGGGCGGTCAGGAGGGCTTTCGTCTACGCCACCAATGCTCGGAGGCTCAAGAAACGCAACATGAGGACG CTCTGGATCACACGCATTGCTGCAGCGTCACGAGAGCACGGCATGAAGTATCCCGCCCTCATGCACAACCTCACAAAG ACCAGCGTCCAGCTCAACCGACGTGTCGTCAGTGACCTGGCCGTCACAGAACCTCGATCATTCCTCTCCCTCGCAAAGCTGGCGAGGGCTCGGCAACAGGAAGGCTTCTGTGCGGCGTTGGGTGACGGCAAAGAGCCTCCCGGTGTCTTCTCCCGTGTTGTGTTGCTACAGTAA
- the LOC133977895 gene encoding olfactory receptor class A-like protein 4: MSEVLTVDAILFGLLVFSGILGNILVIHVVFQTAIQSPSRRLPPSDTILVHLSLANLLTSLFRTVPIFVSDLGLDVSLSPGWCRVFMLLWVWWRAVGCWVTLALSVFHCTTLRRQHVIFGPLAQQRERRRVWIVLGLVWGANLAFSIPALVYSTHVHGNATVELMVISCTTRPLLGCIWEFPSSEQGSAFASSSLALNEVLPLVLMIFTNLATLHALAKHIRAVTSGGDSGGSHGELDKHVSTERKAAHVIMSLVSLFVVCWALQVAAVTYYNHDGGHHAEGLLTVSHFSASLFVGFSPMVVALGHGKLRRKIMGMILGWCKIVKCHNADIEVGNDSPEAKEKKGKQTIFVVQNLKENK; encoded by the exons ATGTCAGAGGTACTCACCGTAGACGCTATTTTGTTTGGGCTCCTGGTATTTTCTGGCATCCTAGGAAACATCTTGGTCATCCATGTG GTGTTTCAGACAGCCATTCAGAGTCCGTCTCGACGGCTCCCTCCCTCCGACACTATTTTGGTGCACCTGTCACTGGCAAACCTGCTGACCTCGCTTTTCCGCACAGTTCCCATCTTTGTGTCGGACCTTGGCTTGGATGTGTCTCTTTCTCCAGGCTGGTGTCGAGTCTTCATGCTGCTGTGGGTGTGGTGGCGAGCTGTGGGCTGTTGGGTGACTCTGGCCCTTAGCGTCTTCCACTGCACTACCCTGAGGCGGCAGCATGTCATCTTTGGACCTCTCGCACAGCAGCGGGAGAGGCGGCGAGTTTGGATTGTTCTGGGCCTTGTGTGGGGGGCTAATCTTGCCTTCTCTATCCCCGCTCTGGTATATAGCACCCATGTTCACGGCAATGCCACTGTGGAGCTGATGGTGATCAGCTGCACCACCAGGCCTCTGCTGGGCTGCATCTGGGAGTTCCCCTCCAGCGAACAGGGCTCAGCTTTTGCCTCCAGCTCATTGGCACTCAATGAGGTGTTGCCACTGGTGCTGATGATTTTCACCAACCTGGCCACCCTGCACGCTCTGGCAAAGCACATCAGAGCCGTCACCTCAGGGGGAGACTCTGGTGGAAGCCACGGGGAGCTGGACAAACATGTGTCCACTGAACGTAAAGCAGCTCATGTAATCATGTCACTGGTGTCACTCTTCGTGGTCTGCTGGGCCCTACAGGTCGCTGCAGTGACGTACTACAACCACGATGGAGGACACCATGCTGAAGGGCTGCTGACTGTATCTCATTTCTCGGCCTCACTTTTTGTAGGATTCAGTCCCATGGTGGTGGCCCTGGGACATGGCAAGCTCAGGAGGAAAATCATGGGTATGATACTTGGGTGGTGTAAAATTGTTAAATGTCACAATGCAGACATCGAAGTTGGGAATGACTCCCCAGAagctaaagaaaagaaaggaaaacaaacaatatttgttGTTCAgaatttgaaagaaaacaaatga